In one window of Gemmatimonadota bacterium DNA:
- the moeB gene encoding molybdopterin-synthase adenylyltransferase MoeB: MSQRLSSQELLAQVKGEVKEMSMEQLKEKLDRKNDLVLIDVREQDEVDQGVIVGATHIPRGFLELRIENTESDRDREIVLYCAGGNRSALAAQSLEAMGYTNVISMREGYTGWSAAGFPTVQERALSKDERLRYSRHLIVPEIGEKGQVKILESKVLLVGTGGLGSPSAYYLAAAGVGTIGLIDFDVVDVTNLQRQIIHGTSDIGRPKVVSAQETINDLNPDCNVILHETRLMAENIMEIIKDYDIIVDGCDNFPTRYLVNDACVLAGKPNVHGSIYQFDGYATVFHPDKGPCYRCLYPEPPPPGAVPSCDEAGVLGVLPGTVGLIQATEALKLVLDEGDSLIGRILMYDALDMTFQTFNVQKDPSCPLCGENPTVTELIDYEAFCGFAPAAG, from the coding sequence ATGAGTCAGCGGTTGTCATCTCAGGAGCTTCTCGCCCAGGTCAAGGGCGAAGTTAAAGAGATGTCCATGGAACAACTTAAGGAAAAGCTGGACCGGAAGAACGACCTGGTCCTGATCGACGTGCGTGAGCAGGACGAAGTCGACCAGGGCGTTATCGTCGGGGCGACCCATATTCCGAGGGGCTTTCTCGAGCTAAGGATCGAGAACACCGAGAGCGACCGGGACCGGGAAATCGTGCTGTACTGCGCGGGCGGCAACCGCTCGGCGCTGGCGGCGCAGTCGCTGGAAGCCATGGGCTACACCAACGTCATCTCCATGCGGGAAGGATATACGGGATGGAGCGCGGCCGGCTTTCCCACGGTCCAGGAGCGTGCCTTGAGCAAGGATGAACGCCTCCGGTATTCCCGGCACCTGATCGTGCCCGAGATCGGGGAGAAGGGCCAGGTTAAGATCCTCGAATCCAAGGTGCTGCTGGTGGGCACGGGCGGATTGGGATCCCCGTCGGCCTACTATCTCGCGGCCGCGGGAGTGGGCACCATCGGGCTCATCGACTTCGACGTGGTGGACGTGACGAACCTGCAGCGGCAGATCATCCACGGAACGTCCGACATCGGCCGTCCCAAGGTGGTATCCGCCCAGGAGACGATCAACGACCTGAACCCCGACTGCAACGTGATCCTCCATGAAACCCGCCTCATGGCCGAGAACATCATGGAAATCATCAAGGACTACGACATCATCGTCGACGGCTGCGACAATTTCCCGACGCGGTACCTGGTGAACGACGCCTGCGTGCTGGCCGGCAAGCCGAACGTCCACGGAAGCATCTACCAGTTCGACGGCTACGCCACGGTGTTTCATCCGGATAAAGGACCGTGTTACCGCTGTCTCTATCCCGAACCGCCGCCGCCCGGCGCCGTACCCAGTTGCGACGAAGCGGGCGTGCTCGGCGTCCTCCCCGGGACGGTGGGACTCATTCAGGCCACCGAGGCCCTCAAGCTCGTACTCGACGAGGGCGATTCGCTCATCGGCCGGATCCTGATGTACGACGCGCTGGACATGACCTTCCAGACCTTCAACGTGCAGAAGGATCCGTCCTGTCCCCTGTGCGGCGAAAACCCCACGGTTACCGAGTTAATCGACTACGAAGCCTTCTGCGGCTTCGCGCCGGCCGCCGGATGA
- a CDS encoding NAD-binding protein produces the protein MAERIGFIGLGIMGEPMCRNLMKAGYACTVHTRTKSRAEKLLSEGAVWADSPEETAGKSDVIITIVTDTPDVEKVILGEGGIIEGISPDSVVIDMSTISPSATRTMAAALGEKGADMLDAPVSGGDTGAIAGTLSIMVGGRQEVFDRCLPVFEAMGKSINLIGDHGAGQMTKLCNQVAVSVANLAMAEALLLAAKAGLDMEKMLAAISGGAAGSWQLSNLAPRIIKRDFDPGFMVKLQQKDLRLVLGTASELGLGLPGASLAHQLFNAVEAAGEGDEGTQALVKSLERMSGVEVHG, from the coding sequence ATGGCGGAAAGAATCGGTTTCATCGGCCTCGGCATCATGGGCGAGCCGATGTGTCGCAACCTCATGAAGGCAGGTTATGCCTGCACCGTGCATACCCGGACGAAATCGCGGGCCGAAAAGCTCCTGTCGGAAGGCGCGGTCTGGGCCGACAGCCCGGAAGAAACGGCGGGCAAGTCGGACGTAATCATCACGATCGTGACCGACACACCGGACGTGGAGAAGGTGATTCTGGGTGAAGGGGGGATCATCGAGGGCATAAGTCCGGATTCGGTGGTCATCGACATGAGCACCATCTCCCCCTCGGCCACGCGGACCATGGCCGCGGCGCTCGGGGAGAAGGGCGCGGACATGCTCGACGCGCCGGTCAGCGGCGGCGACACCGGGGCGATCGCGGGGACCCTGTCCATCATGGTGGGCGGCAGGCAGGAGGTCTTCGACCGGTGCCTGCCCGTCTTCGAAGCCATGGGCAAGAGCATCAACCTGATCGGCGATCACGGCGCGGGACAGATGACCAAGCTCTGCAACCAGGTGGCCGTGAGCGTGGCCAACCTCGCCATGGCGGAGGCGCTCCTCCTGGCCGCCAAAGCCGGCCTGGACATGGAGAAGATGCTCGCCGCGATCAGCGGAGGCGCAGCGGGTTCCTGGCAGCTGTCCAACCTGGCGCCGCGCATCATAAAGCGGGACTTCGATCCGGGATTCATGGTGAAACTGCAGCAGAAGGACCTGCGGCTCGTGCTGGGTACCGCCTCGGAACTCGGACTGGGACTGCCCGGCGCGAGCCTTGCCCACCAGTTGTTCAATGCCGTCGAGGCCGCGGGCGAGGGCGACGAGGGCACGCAGGCCCTGGTGAAATCCCTGGAACGCATGTCCGGGGTGGAAGTACACGGCTAG
- a CDS encoding cytochrome c — MRFSVLLTLFGVGAVLMAVAVVFMYGTDGAGEPRTPVEHGRRLFRLQGCATCHAIGGGISRGPDLAGLIPRLSARLTDTAYQHHLDSLRVAGPDAYAYFASRYEQVLDTQGEERIKAWFAEHLRNPRFDHFTGLMPDYDHLTEEQVGRLTAFILTLR, encoded by the coding sequence ATGCGTTTCAGCGTCCTGTTGACCCTCTTCGGCGTCGGTGCGGTCCTGATGGCGGTCGCCGTAGTCTTCATGTACGGGACGGACGGAGCGGGCGAACCGAGAACGCCGGTCGAGCACGGCAGAAGACTCTTCCGGCTGCAGGGCTGTGCAACGTGCCACGCCATTGGTGGAGGGATCTCACGGGGACCCGACCTGGCCGGGTTGATCCCCCGGCTTTCCGCCCGCCTGACCGACACGGCGTATCAGCATCACCTGGATTCGCTCCGGGTGGCCGGACCGGATGCGTACGCTTATTTCGCGTCGCGGTACGAGCAGGTGCTGGACACGCAGGGCGAAGAGCGGATCAAGGCCTGGTTCGCGGAGCACCTGCGGAATCCCCGGTTCGACCACTTCACGGGACTGATGCCCGACTACGATCATTTGACGGAAGAACAAGTGGGTCGACTGACGGCCTTCATACTGACTTTGCGGTAG
- the ilvD gene encoding dihydroxy-acid dehydratase, protein MTDAGKRHSRTITDGPSRAPARAMLKASGFTDADLARPIIGIANTWIEIGPCTYHLRDLAEYVKEGVREAGGTPMEFNTVSISDGITMGSQGMKASLVSREVIADSIELVTIGNMFDGLIALSGCDKTIPGTVMALGRVNVPSLMLYGGSIMPGSFQQHDVTIQDVFEAVGAHASGKMSDLELKDMEDHACPGAGACGGQFTANTMAIAFEMLGISPIGSASVPATHPDKPEVGRECGRQVMELVRRNLCPRDIMTRKAFENAIAAVLTTGGSTNSVLHLLAVAQESGVDLQIEDFDRISEKTPLLADLKPGGRFVANDLFAAGGNRLVARRMLEGGMLHEDAITVSGRTIAEEAAEASETPGQVVVRDLEDPLKPTGGYVILKGNLAPEGCVLKVAGHEKTHHRGPARVFDCEEDAMAEVMNGGIQPNDVVVIRYEGPKGGPGMREMLAVTGALVGRGLGESVALMTDGRFSGATHGFMVGHVAPEAAVRGPIAALRDGDTVVFDVASRRLDVELPDEVIAERLSDWTERSSRFGDGVMTKYARLVSSAATGAVTRA, encoded by the coding sequence ATGACAGACGCTGGAAAGAGACACAGCAGGACGATCACCGACGGACCCTCTCGCGCCCCGGCCCGGGCTATGCTCAAGGCATCCGGGTTCACCGACGCGGACCTTGCCCGGCCTATCATCGGGATCGCCAACACCTGGATCGAGATCGGTCCCTGCACCTACCACCTGCGCGACCTGGCCGAATATGTGAAGGAGGGCGTCCGGGAGGCCGGCGGCACGCCCATGGAGTTCAACACCGTCTCCATCTCCGACGGGATCACCATGGGCAGCCAGGGTATGAAGGCCTCGCTGGTCAGCCGCGAGGTGATCGCCGATTCCATCGAGCTGGTCACGATCGGGAACATGTTCGACGGGCTCATCGCACTGTCCGGTTGCGACAAGACGATCCCGGGCACGGTCATGGCCCTCGGCCGGGTGAACGTGCCGTCGCTCATGCTCTACGGTGGCTCGATCATGCCGGGCAGCTTCCAGCAGCACGACGTCACTATCCAGGACGTCTTCGAGGCCGTGGGCGCACATGCGTCAGGCAAGATGAGCGACCTGGAGCTTAAAGACATGGAAGATCACGCCTGTCCGGGCGCCGGCGCCTGCGGCGGCCAGTTCACGGCCAACACCATGGCCATCGCCTTCGAAATGCTGGGGATCTCGCCCATCGGCAGCGCGAGCGTACCCGCCACCCACCCGGACAAGCCGGAGGTGGGCCGCGAATGCGGACGCCAGGTCATGGAACTGGTGCGCAGGAACCTCTGCCCAAGGGACATCATGACCCGGAAGGCCTTTGAAAACGCCATCGCCGCCGTGCTCACCACCGGGGGTTCCACCAACAGCGTGCTGCACCTGCTGGCCGTCGCCCAGGAGTCGGGCGTGGACCTGCAGATCGAGGATTTCGACCGGATCAGCGAGAAGACGCCGCTGCTCGCCGATCTGAAACCGGGTGGGCGGTTCGTCGCCAACGACCTGTTCGCGGCGGGCGGCAACCGGCTCGTGGCCAGGCGCATGCTGGAGGGCGGCATGCTCCACGAGGACGCGATCACTGTTTCGGGCCGGACCATCGCCGAGGAAGCCGCGGAGGCGTCCGAGACGCCGGGCCAGGTGGTCGTCCGGGATCTCGAGGACCCGCTCAAGCCCACCGGCGGCTACGTGATCCTCAAGGGCAACCTGGCCCCCGAAGGCTGTGTATTGAAGGTCGCGGGCCACGAGAAGACCCACCATCGGGGTCCCGCACGGGTATTCGACTGCGAGGAAGACGCCATGGCGGAGGTGATGAACGGGGGGATACAGCCCAATGACGTTGTGGTCATCCGTTACGAGGGGCCGAAGGGCGGTCCGGGCATGCGGGAGATGCTGGCCGTCACCGGCGCCCTCGTCGGCCGGGGACTGGGAGAATCGGTGGCCCTGATGACCGACGGCCGTTTTTCCGGGGCAACCCACGGCTTCATGGTGGGGCACGTGGCGCCTGAAGCCGCGGTGCGCGGTCCCATCGCCGCGCTGCGCGACGGAGACACCGTGGTCTTCGACGTGGCGTCCCGCCGGCTGGACGTGGAGTTGCCCGATGAGGTCATCGCCGAACGCCTTTCCGACTGGACCGAACGTTCATCCCGTTTCGGCGACGGCGTCATGACCAAGTACGCCCGGCTCGTCTCTTCGGCAGCCACGGGGGCGGTAACGCGGGCCTGA
- the rocF gene encoding arginase — translation MNPIQIIGVPLDLGAGRRGVDMGPSAMRIAGVGERVSALGRTVTDRGDLSAPIRELCSPGDASRKYIEDIAEVCRNLYDTALAVHRDGAVPIVLGGDHSLAAGSVVATATRARDDGERIGLLWVDAHGDMNTPDISASGNVHGMALSALLGGEPTELSGFGPAGPAVEAEHTVLVGVRNLDPAERNLVLESGIHVYTMKDVDQLGMARVAQKALELAGNGTAGVHVSFDLDVCDPGIAPGVGTPVKGGLSYREVHLLMETVADSGLLRALDVVELNPILDMGNATAELGVELLLSALGRGIL, via the coding sequence ATGAACCCCATCCAAATCATCGGAGTGCCTCTCGACCTCGGCGCGGGACGCCGCGGTGTCGACATGGGCCCATCCGCCATGCGCATCGCCGGCGTGGGCGAACGGGTCTCCGCCCTGGGGAGAACGGTGACGGACCGGGGCGACCTGTCCGCGCCCATCCGGGAACTGTGCAGTCCGGGCGACGCGTCCAGGAAGTACATCGAAGACATCGCTGAGGTTTGCCGCAACCTCTACGATACAGCGCTAGCCGTGCACCGCGACGGCGCGGTGCCCATCGTCCTGGGCGGCGATCACAGTCTTGCCGCCGGTTCGGTTGTGGCCACCGCCACGCGCGCACGGGACGACGGCGAACGCATCGGCCTGCTGTGGGTGGACGCTCACGGAGACATGAATACGCCCGACATCAGCGCGAGCGGCAACGTCCACGGGATGGCGCTGTCCGCACTGCTGGGCGGTGAACCAACCGAACTGTCGGGTTTCGGTCCGGCCGGACCGGCCGTCGAAGCGGAGCACACCGTACTCGTCGGCGTACGCAATCTCGACCCCGCCGAGCGTAACCTGGTGCTCGAGTCCGGTATCCATGTCTACACGATGAAAGACGTGGACCAGCTTGGGATGGCCCGGGTGGCCCAGAAAGCGCTGGAGCTCGCGGGGAACGGTACGGCGGGCGTGCACGTGTCTTTCGATCTCGACGTGTGCGATCCGGGCATCGCACCGGGCGTGGGCACGCCGGTCAAGGGCGGACTCAGCTACCGGGAAGTTCACCTGCTCATGGAAACGGTGGCCGACAGCGGACTGCTGCGCGCCCTGGACGTGGTCGAACTGAATCCCATTCTCGACATGGGGAACGCCACGGCCGAACTGGGCGTGGAACTCCTGCTTTCCGCCCTCGGCCGCGGGATCTTGTAG
- a CDS encoding cupin domain-containing protein: MPEPGIRFVEPDDVETMMFDWGNIKWFSEPRVTETERFSMGLVVLEPGKGHERHNHPGVEEILYYISGEGEQMVEEDGQEIRRKVGPGMMCHIPADMFHETINTGWEPMRIIAIYCPPGPEAFLRTLPGCRIAPPGELPVRD; encoded by the coding sequence ATGCCAGAACCGGGCATTCGATTCGTAGAACCGGACGACGTGGAAACCATGATGTTCGACTGGGGCAATATCAAGTGGTTCAGCGAACCCCGGGTTACCGAGACCGAACGCTTCAGCATGGGGCTGGTCGTGCTCGAGCCGGGCAAGGGCCACGAACGGCACAACCACCCCGGCGTGGAGGAGATCCTCTACTACATTTCCGGGGAAGGCGAGCAGATGGTGGAGGAAGACGGGCAGGAGATTCGCCGGAAGGTCGGACCCGGCATGATGTGCCATATTCCCGCCGACATGTTCCACGAAACGATCAACACCGGATGGGAACCCATGCGCATCATCGCCATCTACTGTCCGCCCGGTCCCGAGGCCTTTCTCCGCACCCTGCCCGGCTGCCGCATCGCACCGCCGGGCGAGCTGCCTGTGCGGGACTAG
- a CDS encoding phosphoenolpyruvate hydrolase family protein, which yields MAIPYDECLRRLRAQVSEGKPIIGTGAGTGLSAKCAEAGGADIIIIYNSGRYRMGGRGSLSGMMPYGDANQVVVEMGQEVLTIVEDTPVLAGVCGTDPFRIMSVFVRQLKDQGFSGVQNFPTVGLIDGLFRQNLEETNMGYDLEVEMIAEAHQAGLLTCPYVFDEEEAVKMAEAGADVLVPHMGLTTSGTIGAQTAMTLEEAAARVQAIRDAAVGVREDILVLCHGGPIAEPDDAEYVLNNTTGVVGFFGASSIERLPVERALTEQVRHFKGLAI from the coding sequence ATGGCCATCCCTTATGACGAATGCCTGCGGCGATTGCGCGCGCAGGTTTCCGAAGGCAAACCGATCATCGGCACGGGCGCCGGCACGGGTCTATCCGCCAAGTGCGCGGAAGCCGGAGGCGCCGACATCATCATCATCTACAACTCAGGTCGCTACCGCATGGGCGGGCGCGGTTCGCTCTCCGGCATGATGCCTTACGGTGACGCCAACCAGGTGGTGGTCGAGATGGGCCAGGAGGTCCTGACCATCGTGGAGGACACACCCGTGCTGGCGGGGGTCTGCGGCACGGATCCCTTCCGCATCATGAGCGTCTTCGTACGACAGCTCAAGGACCAGGGCTTCTCGGGCGTTCAGAATTTCCCCACGGTCGGCCTCATCGACGGGCTGTTCCGCCAGAACCTGGAAGAAACGAACATGGGATACGACCTGGAGGTCGAGATGATCGCGGAGGCCCACCAGGCGGGACTTCTCACCTGTCCCTACGTCTTCGACGAGGAGGAGGCGGTGAAGATGGCCGAGGCAGGAGCGGACGTGCTTGTCCCTCACATGGGCTTGACCACCAGCGGCACGATCGGTGCCCAGACGGCCATGACGCTCGAAGAGGCCGCGGCCAGGGTCCAGGCCATCCGGGACGCGGCCGTCGGGGTGAGGGAAGATATCCTCGTATTGTGCCACGGCGGACCGATCGCCGAACCCGATGACGCCGAATACGTGCTGAATAACACGACCGGAGTCGTCGGTTTCTTCGGGGCGTCGAGCATCGAGCGCCTTCCCGTGGAACGGGCGCTGACGGAACAGGTCCGTCACTTCAAGGGACTGGCGATTTAA